The sequence ACAGTACTGATTTCATGATCTAAAACATTAAATAATTCCGGTTTTTTGTTGAATACAGTTGGAAAAGGAAGTgggtgaataaaaaaaattgtagaggATTGAAGACTACCTCACTGTAGgctaattttttgatatatcaacaGCATTTTTTGTTGTTAGTCTAATACTGGAACTTTACAGTGAGAACTGTGAAACTTGAATATACTAAACCAACCAACAAAGTGAAATGTTTGAAGTATATAGTTAAACATGAATCTTgatcaactatttttttcaagttgatAAAAACTGCCTAAGAACCTCACAATATGTTAAAATCTCGGTATGGTGATGCATTAAATTTGGTGATTTTGTACAAGTAGTGTGAGAGAGATGTTGTTAGACCTCAAAAACGAATTTTGCAAGAGTCAACGACTTTCTTTAACATGAAACACGTCTACACGTCAGATTTAGACATCAGTTTTTCCAGATAAtaagaaatgttttaaaaatgacGTATTATGACAATATACCTGACAGATAAGAAGCTTTCCAGAAATGATTCTTATGAATACATTAGGGTACATGCATTTCTAGCTTAGAGGACCAACACCtcgtatttccattttaaataaaaaaatatcttatttaaaTACATGCcctctttatttttcaaataaagtataaaatgtACAGCTGCACATATTTCAggtttttcgttttatttcaCTGATAATGTCTTCTAAAAGTAaactgttttcattattttcatcattatttgttataaaaatagcTACTCTTAATACAAATGCGCATTGGAAAAATTGacctaaaaaatatgaaaattaaatttaaaaataattactataACATTGGTTAAgtatcttaaaaataaatataataaagaaatttgaagtaaaaacaataataaaaaaattcacgcTTTTTTCCACGAATGGGGACGTTTTATACTTTTAGTATAACGTTGTAAACTGAAACAAGCTTATGATAGAACatcaatatacagaaaaatattgtcATTATTGTCCGATGTACATATACACTCGTGGTGTATTTATTATTTCCTGTGTCTTTTGATTGAACTGGTAAatggaatttattttcaaaaatcaaaaagatttgttttcaaattttattttatatgccAATGAACTTACAAGTTGATGTTTCTTATAACTTTAGTCATCAACAGAgatataaatgtgaaaaattagtGTGGTGGTTGTAAACTTATTTTGAACATCACATTACAAGTGCAGTAATACATTTTGTGGATGTTTCTTCAATGATTTAATTAGCTTTCGCTAACTTAATCTTTTTAAAACAATCATTACAATTCAGTTGAACCTTCcgtttttgacaaataatacatttatatataaatgtatcGTTTTAAAATGCCAAAACTTACTTgagttaacttttaataatagtaatgaATTTACAGAGAACGTTTCCGATAATGAATTATAACCCAATAAGGGTAAATTCGAATAAGTACCATCATCTTTACTTTGACAAATCAAACAATTCGAAGTGATATTGTTTAGATGATCCATAATTTTCATTCGAATTCTTATTGTTTGTGGTTGACTCTCCTTATTAACTGATTTGCAATAGTTTTCTAACAATTCCCGTCTAAAATACAAATAGAACACATTAGATGATACTTTTGAACTACACTACACACAATATTTACTTATTAAGTACTACTaatcttcaaaaattttgtttcaaacaaaaaaagtttttgctttttgctTTTTCTGGTTATATATACCCAGTAAGGAACTTAATAGAAAGAACAATGGATAAATCAGCCTTCTGATTCTGTAGATAGAAATGTGAGTAATATGAAAAGAAATGGAATTACCTAGAGAGCTAATATAGGTAGGATACTAGATAAAATTTTAGAGCATTCATCACAGAACTTTATAAGGGATAGAGGAAGAAAACAATCTATCTTATAAAAGATAGTAAAGAACCCAAAAAGGTAATGCGGACACCTACAGATAACCGCTTTAGTGATATCGTGTGTGCAATATACTTCACATACAAAGCCTTAACAAGTTATGgtttaagttgaaaaaaatgcCAAATAAGCTCACGAAATACTAGAATCTTTTTATGGTGATGGGGTATGAGggatttaaaaattaaaatgagtCATTTGACGGAATCGTCAGAGAATCCTTAACTTCAAAAACGGGTGCAAAACTGGTGAAATATGTTCCCTCAAATTTCACAAGGTAATCGTAGATCGTTTGCAGATAAAAGTCATTCTGAAAGAAGCCTTTCAGAAATGCTTCTTGTGTTTTGTAAGTGTATTGCTAGCAAAGGGCAGTACTTTAAGGTATATTACACACTTTCACTTGgtcttaataaaataattcaccttataaataaaaccaaatttatgatTTGTCGTAAGTATTTTGTTATTGTATAAGAGGttgaatcaaatcaaatagTTACCTTTGAGAAAATGTGAGATCTGCCAAATTTCTTTCGCCTAAGCGTAAACCGTCGATAATATGTAGACTGTATCTGGTATTTTCAGAACGTTTATTTCCATTCACTCTTGTAACGCATTTTTCGTTTACAAATTCAGCATATACGACAGTTCCATTACataattggatatttttaatttttatccattttcctTTTTGAAACCTATACACTTTTCCATTGGtacctaaaataaaattaacaggCAGGTTGATAACTCAAtatagaataaattaaaaaatataaaaatggaagTTTTTCTGTTTTGGCTattttgaactaaatttttcccgtaaattCCTTATTCTCATTggtagaattttaaaatttttatgggCTTACTGGGGAGATGCAAACAATTAAAATGAGACACATTGTGATTGCATTGTTGGTTCTGAAGTAAtataatggaatatttataggttattatactgggaaaaataaaaactttttacctGTATAAAAATTACAGTTATTTGTTTTCTGAGAGCTGTATAAAGGAAAGTAATACCAGTCCTCTATATCTGAGATCAGTTTATTAAATGCTTGTATATGGTCCACTTTTCTTGGTTGTACTGAAATAATTTCTGAAacagtaattaatttttaataaaatttcagattCAGTTAAAAACTactatcaaatttttgattcaatcCCAAATTGTTTATCCATGATGTAATGGTGAAATattggtttaaaaaataaattagtcaaAGGTGGGAAGCAGtatacttatttttttgtacataattatTGTATAAACGTTGATTTACTgagtattatttataaactttttttcagctTCAATATAATGAACCTAAAACTAAACTTTTCTCTGGATGGCCTTGCTCCATCGCTGACAACAGTAAATTATTGAGTACCAGAGCTGTATAAACTACCAAGATGAGGATCGCAGTAACGAGTCCAGAAATAGCaaagaaaatctacaaaatagTTCAGATTCAGAAATCAAAAGATATTCGACATTACAAAAATTGCGGTGCATATCATATATCAAGTAATTTGGACAAGGGAAGTGGTACGCAAGATGGAAGCGGTATTAAGGGCATAATGGTGAAGTTATTTCTTATTACACCATAATCATATCATACTAGAGACAAAAGAACAATCTACTGAAATTTTATCTGTGGCCAAGGTCATGGCGGTGGTTAAATGGAACGCGCCTGAAATGATTTTCAGTGAAAACATCAAGCAAGGAGTATTTAGAGGTAGAAAAATTTGTTGACttctaaataaaacttttaaacaaGAAATTAGACAACAATCAACCACATAAAACTGATATGTCAATAAATTACAAGAATTGCcaataattaattgaagaaGTATGTTACCTATTTTTTCTATAGTTGAATTAATAAGTTCATGAGCGCTGATTGGAGATGGAGTTGTTTTTGGTTTATCAGGTATCTTCCAGAGCtcaagacatttttttcttaattcgtCCTGCCTGAATTCAATCAATGTTGGATTTCGACAAAACGTAGCCAATTTTCTTAATGCTACAGTTTGTTTAAGAGCTAAACTAAACAAAACACATGGTAATTAATTTGATAGTACAGTAATGACCACTTTCACCGTAAATTTAACactaatttaaattaaatttttgaattgcaCCAAATTTAGAAGTCTTTAAACTATCATTAAATTTAACCCTCGAAATCGGGGGCTTAACTGATTTAATCTTCAGTTAAACAGTTTCTAACCTATAATTCAGGtcattttgtgtttaaaaaCAGGGCAGAAACAATAATCGCGATAGGTTTTATACAATATTATTGTCTCTGCTATCATAAGTAACGAGACATTCTTCTCATTTACTGTgtttaaagaatttaaaaaatggcaACCGTAAAAGCTACAGAAGAGACATATATGAAGATTATCTCCATTTTCTGGAGATTGTAGATGGGATTTCTCAAGATAGTGTATAACACCGTACCATTTTACAAATATAGATAACCTTTTTTATAAGATTCAGACATTAAAAGCTAACATTTTGGAGCAAATCGAGTATAGTTTCATGTCGGTATCACTTCTTCTAGTAGCCATAGATAAACTTTCTTTCGCTGTAATATCCCATGATCCTTGGTAGAGTTCAAATTGACGTTGGCATAGAAATAACTTGGAAATAATGGAATTCTATcgattttccattatttttgagGTCTATTGTTCCTTGATCCAAAGTCCCCTTATTCTTTACGATGAGATAATAGGACTGGGTTCAAATCCCTACTATGATGGCACCTACATTTTAAATCTGTTTTTGAATGACTATATTCTTTTCCGATACATACAAAAGAGCTGTATTCTCGGAAAAACTTACTGGGCGTTGATCCGTAGATAGATTTGGTATACAGAATAGGGACTCATTCCAAGGAAGTAACCAGGTAATTTCATTGAATAGTACAGAACTCCACTACaacatttttatgttaaatttgaattcaaaacgTTATTCTGGCTTTATTCTATTAATTCTCATCGTTAAAACTCTCCTATAttatgattttcattttttatcaaagaacTGTCATTGCCTTGTTCTTAATTGGATAACTCTATAGATATTATCCTAGATAAGTGATACTAATATTTTTCTGGAGTGCatgaaaaatctaaatatccATTTCTTTGATTGGTCTTTACTTTcttattccaataaatattagttCACTCTTGGCAAgcacaaataaaattattttaaatattataatacattaTCATTAAGTTTATTGGATTTCAGTTTCAATGAAtcaaaaaaaatcttgtttcgaccaaaaaaaaatattttttataaatagataacaacattaaaatacttacttttcattacatttcacaatatatgaataaaaacattggtcattttttaatagatttaatGGAACTATTTCCAATATATCTACATCCTTATCGTCTTTTATTTCCCATAGCCTGTTAACTATTAgccataaaaatttttttactttttcataaaaagaGTCCCGTTTCAAAttggaacaaataaaatacCTCTCCGAGTTTGCAGGCCTCGAAGAGTTTGGTTTGAAAATAGACACTAAAAGAAATAAAGATAACCGGTTAACACTAAACTTGGTTACGATGTGATATTAGATTTGGTGTAGCGTTAAACGATATGTAAAAGATATACCTATAACTTTATGATGGTTTTACTAAcctttttcaaaacatttgtaTATTAGAAACAATAATCCTACACTAAATGGagtaaaaacatcaaataattttgttacgAAATGCCCGTGTGATCTGACTATTTCCAGAGCCACCAGACATTGGCAAATGTAAATATGTTTGGAtagaatttcttgaaaattttctttaccTTCAACAGAGAATccctagaaaaaaaattaaatttattcactaattagacatatttttttcttttagtacttgtaatcaagaaaaatattgtgattTGAACATAAAGTTCAGAAATCCATTGATTGCTCTTTAAAATTCTAGTTTAAGCTAGAGACCCGGCATcacatttacaatattttttctattttaacatttatttaaatctatGAACTTAATCAAGTGTTTTTGCTCAGTTTAGTTTGTAGTTATTGTATAGTAGATTCACCACCAGATGGTTTGGGCGTGTTTACATAAATTGTACTGTACCTCACGATCTCTGACCTTAGGAACTTTTAGGTCCCTAAATATCACGCATATATCAAGGGACATTAACAACTTGTCTTAATGTTTTGGATTGAAATCTTTCCAATATATCGATATTGGAATTACATGCAGTACCAACAGCACTAAATTGGCTTGATAATCTCTTTGTAAAGTAAGAATTTATTATTCACTAGATGGTTCCAGCCTGCTTACATAAATTACACTGTATCTCACGATCTCTTCCTCAACTGTAGGAACTTTTAGGTCCCTATGTATTACATCGTTTGGTACATACCAAGGGGAATTAACAACTTAAATGACtaacataatataaaatgtaagtATTAAATACCCCGTCAGACATCATAAAATGAACACCTTGTTGGTCGCTTTCATGTAAAACTTTTGccttaaaatctaaaatattttcaggagAACACACGTTTCCATCTCCATCTTTACCATAAAGAGCTTGAAATGTAGCCCCACTTGCACAAGTCGATTCATTTAGCTTAAAATCATTTATGTCCTTTAAAGTTAATCCGAATCCTTTAAAATACCATTGTTTTCGCCATAGTACATATTCGCTAAAGCCACCTGGTCCAGCACAAACGTCTGCGAAATAAATTGGATATTTGTGCTCCTGAAAATGTTCCTTAAAAAGGATATGTTAGTTATTGAAGTAAATATAAAAGAGCCAAATAAATATGCTGATTTATATCATTATCAAATCGATCACATACTCATTGGGAGGGGGGAAGCTCAACTGATTTGATAACAGTACCAAATGCATACCAGGACAAAAAACAGGCATGGCAGAAGAAAAGTCAATGAATAAATGCTATACTGTAGGAGAGCAGAAAACTTTTCCGCTACATCAGAGCACCAAATACTCCCAGGAGTGCGTTATCGAGAATAGAAAAGAAGGAATGGGAAACATACTTTGAAGCCGCTTTTAAAGATACGAGCGAACAGCATGAAAGTAACCAAGAGGAAACCGATGAAGATGACAACACGAAGAGGTACCATCATATGAGGCACCTGAGACATAGGAAAGCGCCAGGACTAGATGACATTACGTATGATTTAATAAAGAATGaaggagaaaatataataacaaaaatatacgaCATTATCAAGGATATATGGGAAAAGAACAATGCCAACAGAATGGAAATGGGACTGATTATTTCATCCTGAAAAAATCGACAGTTATAGACCACTAACATTTCTAAACATTGAAGAAAAACTCGGAGACTACTGGCACTGTTTCAGCATGTGATGTTTGTGGACTTTAAAAAGGCTTTTGGTAGAGTGAACAGGAAACTAATAGAGCAGCCAAAAGCCCTGAAAGTAAAGGAAGGTAACAGAGTggattatattattttgttgtgaagtttgtttatttgttgattaatataaaaaatagagtcTAAAGCTGGTACCTAGTGCCTTCTTATTAACAAACAAATCCATTATTGATCAAAACTTCTTAAAAAGctgttatcaaaatataaaaaatcaacatCTAGTTTATAAGAACAATGAATAAATACATACATTTTCGTCAATATCTGTAAACATGAAATCTGTCGCAGCGTCAATGTTTGCCATTTTCAAAGCTGCtctattcataaaaaatacagaTCGGATGGTTTCGAAAGGATTCGATTTTGCTCTTGCTTGACATAATTCCTGATTATCCATTTCATCGAATATATTCTGAAAAGATCATAAAatcttactcaaataaataatatactaaGTGAAAAGATAATGGCTGGAGGACAAGCAGTTTTATACTAAGCAACAGTACCAAATTAATTATGGTATAAGAAGATTTGAGGTATACAACAGTAAGGAATGAATAAgtaattttgtatcaaaaa comes from Diorhabda carinulata isolate Delta chromosome 8, icDioCari1.1, whole genome shotgun sequence and encodes:
- the LOC130897049 gene encoding cap-specific mRNA (nucleoside-2'-O-)-methyltransferase 1 isoform X2 translates to MINENIIDREENLSMECQNLNINNTNLLSGAHQIETNEPHINDTALRMMQKMGYKKGSGLGKSEQGITKNLDVRYQLGKKGLGSKLRNIEDVMEKWNFSLEDVAVKEELHWLINNHIVDCTEEEMITWIKEGQPINDVKSECRFCDQEILHNVIDAKNIFDEMDNQELCQARAKSNPFETIRSVFFMNRAALKMANIDAATDFMFTDIDENEHKYPIYFADVCAGPGGFSEYVLWRKQWYFKGFGLTLKDINDFKLNESTCASGATFQALYGKDGDGNVCSPENILDFKAKVLHESDQQGVHFMMSDGGFSVEGKENFQEILSKHIYICQCLVALEIVRSHGHFVTKLFDVFTPFSVGLLFLIYKCFEKVSIFKPNSSRPANSERYFICSNLKRDSFYEKVKKFLWLIVNRLWEIKDDKDVDILEIVPLNLLKNDQCFYSYIVKCNENLALKQTVALRKLATFCRNPTLIEFRQDELRKKCLELWKIPDKPKTTPSPISAHELINSTIEKIEIISVQPRKVDHIQAFNKLISDIEDWYYFPLYSSQKTNNCNFYTGTNGKVYRFQKGKWIKIKNIQLCNGTVVYAEFVNEKCVTRVNGNKRSENTRYSLHIIDGLRLGERNLADLTFSQRRELLENYCKSVNKESQPQTIRIRMKIMDHLNNITSNCLICQSKDDGTYSNLPLLGYNSLSETFSVNSLLLLKVNSSQFFQCAFVLRVAIFITNNDENNENSLLLEDIISEIKRKT
- the LOC130897049 gene encoding cap-specific mRNA (nucleoside-2'-O-)-methyltransferase 1 isoform X1 — protein: MINENIIDREENLSMECQNLNINNTNLLSGAHQIETNEPHINDTALRMMQKMGYKKGSGLGKSEQGITKNLDVRYQLGKKGLGSKLRNIEDVMEKWNFSLEDVAVKEELHWLINNHIVDCTEEEMITWIKEGQPINDVKSECRFCDQEILHNVIDAKNIFDEMDNQELCQARAKSNPFETIRSVFFMNRAALKMANIDAATDFMFTDIDENEHFQEHKYPIYFADVCAGPGGFSEYVLWRKQWYFKGFGLTLKDINDFKLNESTCASGATFQALYGKDGDGNVCSPENILDFKAKVLHESDQQGVHFMMSDGGFSVEGKENFQEILSKHIYICQCLVALEIVRSHGHFVTKLFDVFTPFSVGLLFLIYKCFEKVSIFKPNSSRPANSERYFICSNLKRDSFYEKVKKFLWLIVNRLWEIKDDKDVDILEIVPLNLLKNDQCFYSYIVKCNENLALKQTVALRKLATFCRNPTLIEFRQDELRKKCLELWKIPDKPKTTPSPISAHELINSTIEKIEIISVQPRKVDHIQAFNKLISDIEDWYYFPLYSSQKTNNCNFYTGTNGKVYRFQKGKWIKIKNIQLCNGTVVYAEFVNEKCVTRVNGNKRSENTRYSLHIIDGLRLGERNLADLTFSQRRELLENYCKSVNKESQPQTIRIRMKIMDHLNNITSNCLICQSKDDGTYSNLPLLGYNSLSETFSVNSLLLLKVNSSQFFQCAFVLRVAIFITNNDENNENSLLLEDIISEIKRKT
- the LOC130897049 gene encoding cap-specific mRNA (nucleoside-2'-O-)-methyltransferase 1 isoform X4, whose protein sequence is MINENIIDREENLSMECQNLNINNTNLLSGAHQIETNEPHINDTALRMMQKMGYKKGSGLGKSEQGITKNLDVRYQLGKKGLGSKLRNIEDVMEKWNFSLEDVAVKEELHWLINNHIVDCTEEEMITWIKEGQPINDVKSECRFCDQEILHNVIDAKNIFDEMDNQELCQARAKSNPFETIRSVFFMNRAALKMANIDAATDFMFTDIDENGFSVEGKENFQEILSKHIYICQCLVALEIVRSHGHFVTKLFDVFTPFSVGLLFLIYKCFEKVSIFKPNSSRPANSERYFICSNLKRDSFYEKVKKFLWLIVNRLWEIKDDKDVDILEIVPLNLLKNDQCFYSYIVKCNENLALKQTVALRKLATFCRNPTLIEFRQDELRKKCLELWKIPDKPKTTPSPISAHELINSTIEKIEIISVQPRKVDHIQAFNKLISDIEDWYYFPLYSSQKTNNCNFYTGTNGKVYRFQKGKWIKIKNIQLCNGTVVYAEFVNEKCVTRVNGNKRSENTRYSLHIIDGLRLGERNLADLTFSQRRELLENYCKSVNKESQPQTIRIRMKIMDHLNNITSNCLICQSKDDGTYSNLPLLGYNSLSETFSVNSLLLLKVNSSQFFQCAFVLRVAIFITNNDENNENSLLLEDIISEIKRKT
- the LOC130897049 gene encoding cap-specific mRNA (nucleoside-2'-O-)-methyltransferase 1 isoform X3, with translation MECQNLNINNTNLLSGAHQIETNEPHINDTALRMMQKMGYKKGSGLGKSEQGITKNLDVRYQLGKKGLGSKLRNIEDVMEKWNFSLEDVAVKEELHWLINNHIVDCTEEEMITWIKEGQPINDVKSECRFCDQEILHNVIDAKNIFDEMDNQELCQARAKSNPFETIRSVFFMNRAALKMANIDAATDFMFTDIDENEHFQEHKYPIYFADVCAGPGGFSEYVLWRKQWYFKGFGLTLKDINDFKLNESTCASGATFQALYGKDGDGNVCSPENILDFKAKVLHESDQQGVHFMMSDGGFSVEGKENFQEILSKHIYICQCLVALEIVRSHGHFVTKLFDVFTPFSVGLLFLIYKCFEKVSIFKPNSSRPANSERYFICSNLKRDSFYEKVKKFLWLIVNRLWEIKDDKDVDILEIVPLNLLKNDQCFYSYIVKCNENLALKQTVALRKLATFCRNPTLIEFRQDELRKKCLELWKIPDKPKTTPSPISAHELINSTIEKIEIISVQPRKVDHIQAFNKLISDIEDWYYFPLYSSQKTNNCNFYTGTNGKVYRFQKGKWIKIKNIQLCNGTVVYAEFVNEKCVTRVNGNKRSENTRYSLHIIDGLRLGERNLADLTFSQRRELLENYCKSVNKESQPQTIRIRMKIMDHLNNITSNCLICQSKDDGTYSNLPLLGYNSLSETFSVNSLLLLKVNSSQFFQCAFVLRVAIFITNNDENNENSLLLEDIISEIKRKT